The window AGCCTCGAGTGCGGCCAGGCGCCGGCTGACCGTGGTGTGCCGCACGCCCGCCGCGCGGGCCGCGCCTGACAGCGTTCCCGCCCGCGCGGTGGCGAGAAAGTAGCGCAGATCGTTCCAGTCGGGTTCGCCGGTTGTCATCACGGGCTCATTCTAGACCAGCTCGGCGCCGGATGCTTGTGCCGTTCCGCACAGGCTTGCGCGAAAATCGCCAATGGCGGGATCACGCCGGCGGCGCCAGAATCGGCATGATCCGTATCAGAAGAGCTGAGCCATGGGCATGGAAAACCTGCGAGCGGTAGTGGCGCGGCACGCGGCATCGTTAAACGCGCTCGTGGCGCTCGGCCTTGCGCTGGAGGCGCGGCTGCGTGGCACGGCACTGGACGATGAAGCGGCTCGGCGCACCGAAGCTGTACTCGGCAGCCTCGGCGTATCGGACGTGGTTGCCGACGCCAGCGCCGCCGAGCTTTTGCCCGTGCTGGCGAGCATCAAGGTCGACCTGTTGTCGGGCGGCAAGCTCCTGTCGGCGCCATCCGCCGGCGCGGAGACCGCGGAAGCCAGCCTGCGGCAGGCCCTCGGCGACGTTTCCGCCGGTTTCCCTGTGCTGCTCAAGCGATCAATCGCGCCGCAGCTTGCCGGTCTGCCGGAGAGGCTCGACAAGCCAGGTGCTGCTTTCCTCGATATAGGCGTCGGCGTCGGCGCACTGTCGGTATCTATGCTGCGGGAGTGGCCGGAACTGCGGGCCGTCGGCATCGACCCGTCGGCCGACGCCATCGCCCAGGCACACGCCAATGTGAAAGCGGCCGGGCACGCGGACCGTATCACACTGCGCATCGGTCTCGGCCAGGAGGTTGAGCTGGAGGAAGTGTTCGACCTCGCTTTCGTACCCAGCGCCTTCATCCCGGAAGCACATGTCAGAGCAATCGTCCCGCGCTGCCGGGCGGCCCTGAAGGCGGGCGGCTGGTTGCTGCTGGCAATGGTCAATCCCGGGCCGGATGCACTGGGACACGCGCTCGCAGGTTTTCGCACCACGATGTGGGGCGGCACAGTTTTCGAGAACGGTGCAGCGCAGGCCCTGGTCGAGGAATGCGGCTATGCCGACACAAAGCTGCTGCCCGGTCCGGCGGGAGCACCCGTCGCTTTCGTTGCCGGGCGCAAACCGCGCTGACGATAACCGGGAGACTGACGATGAGATTGTTGATCTTTGGCGCCTCCGGCGCGACGGGGCGCGGCCTCGTCTCGGCGGCGTTGGCGGAGGGCCACATGGTGACTGCCTTCGTCCGCACGCCGAGCAAATTTGCCGTCAGCGACGAGCATCTGAGGGTAATCATCGGAGACGTCGCTGACCGCCAGGCGGTGGACGGCGCGATTCGCGGCCACGACGCGGTGCTCAGTTGTCTCGGGGTCAGCGTG is drawn from Mesorhizobium sp. B1-1-8 and contains these coding sequences:
- a CDS encoding SAM-dependent methyltransferase, giving the protein MGMENLRAVVARHAASLNALVALGLALEARLRGTALDDEAARRTEAVLGSLGVSDVVADASAAELLPVLASIKVDLLSGGKLLSAPSAGAETAEASLRQALGDVSAGFPVLLKRSIAPQLAGLPERLDKPGAAFLDIGVGVGALSVSMLREWPELRAVGIDPSADAIAQAHANVKAAGHADRITLRIGLGQEVELEEVFDLAFVPSAFIPEAHVRAIVPRCRAALKAGGWLLLAMVNPGPDALGHALAGFRTTMWGGTVFENGAAQALVEECGYADTKLLPGPAGAPVAFVAGRKPR